A genomic segment from Treponema sp. Marseille-Q3903 encodes:
- a CDS encoding lysylphosphatidylglycerol synthase transmembrane domain-containing protein produces the protein MKNKKLLWFFVALILSALTIFTIFKSSGLSFQDFVYNIKNASLIWLLAAIACTILFIFFEGESIVQILKGLGLKAKHRRGFLYSAADIYFSSITPSASGGQPASAFFMLKDGFSAPAVTVSLILNVTMYTISIIVLGISTLIFFPFYFKDFPLLGEIVIIFGIVMLAFLVTGFVLILKHQSIIMRLGNFAIKILNKIHLKKEAERLQNKLESLVANYNQCIRVIAGKKKILIKVFFLNFLQRISQILITVFSYFALHGDISKGLNIFAIQAYVVLGSNFIPVPGAIGISEYLMLCGYMLLMNEESAYNLAILSRGISFYTCITISIITVLFGYIMTRYKARLNSK, from the coding sequence ATGAAAAATAAAAAATTACTTTGGTTTTTTGTAGCTCTCATCTTATCTGCTTTGACGATTTTTACGATTTTTAAAAGCAGCGGACTTTCTTTTCAAGACTTTGTTTACAATATAAAAAACGCATCTTTAATTTGGTTGCTTGCAGCAATCGCATGTACAATTTTATTTATTTTTTTTGAAGGCGAATCGATTGTTCAGATTTTAAAAGGACTTGGATTAAAAGCAAAACACCGCAGAGGTTTCCTTTATTCTGCCGCCGATATTTATTTTTCCTCTATCACTCCATCAGCCTCTGGAGGACAGCCTGCAAGCGCTTTTTTTATGCTGAAAGACGGATTTTCTGCTCCGGCGGTTACAGTTTCTCTTATTTTGAACGTAACAATGTACACTATTTCAATCATTGTGCTCGGAATTTCAACTTTAATTTTTTTCCCTTTTTATTTTAAAGATTTCCCGCTTTTGGGAGAAATAGTCATCATTTTTGGAATTGTGATGCTGGCTTTTCTTGTTACAGGATTTGTGTTGATTTTAAAACATCAGTCAATCATAATGCGGCTCGGGAATTTTGCGATAAAGATTTTAAATAAAATTCATCTTAAAAAAGAAGCGGAGCGCCTACAAAACAAACTCGAATCGCTTGTTGCAAATTACAATCAATGTATCCGAGTGATCGCCGGAAAAAAGAAAATTCTTATTAAAGTATTCTTCCTGAATTTTTTACAACGAATATCACAGATATTGATAACTGTTTTTTCATATTTTGCACTTCACGGCGACATTTCCAAAGGTCTCAATATCTTTGCCATTCAGGCTTATGTTGTACTTGGCTCTAATTTTATACCAGTTCCGGGTGCAATCGGGATTTCTGAATATTTAATGCTCTGCGGTTACATGCTTTTGATGAACGAAGAATCGGCTTATAATTTAGCAATATTGAGTCGTGGAATTTCTTTCTACACATGTATAACAATCAGCATTATTACTGTACTTTTTGGATATATTATGACAAGATATAAAGCGAGGTTGAATTCAAAATGA
- a CDS encoding sodium-dependent transporter — MRSKFSSRLGYVLATAGSAVGLGNIWRFPYLSAKYGGGIFLLVYILLALTFGYTMIISETALGRIARKSPVGAFKHFRNSKLSLAGGWINAIIPMLIVPYYSVIGGWVCKYLFEYVTFNREKAALDGFFTSFISNPVSTEIWFLVFAIISLTIVFTGVRHGVEAVSKVMMPILVILAVVIAIFSMTRKGAADGIKYFLVPNLSNFSWMTVVAAMGQMFYSLSIAMGILITYGSYMHSDVDIEKSTFQVAAFDTGIAVLSGLMIIPAVFAFSGNDPAALKAGPSLMFISIPKIFAEMAGGNIIGIMFFILVFFAAMTSSIALLETAISTFEDELGWSRHKATIMMSLIMVVLGSVNSLGFSSLSFVKIFKMDILDFFDFTTNSIMMPIAAMATCLLVLKRVGTKEIEKEIMKSSSFAGKALYKFCIRFIAPIFILVILISSILNVLGIINL; from the coding sequence ATGAGAAGCAAATTTTCCAGTCGGCTAGGTTATGTTTTGGCAACAGCAGGAAGTGCAGTTGGCTTAGGAAACATCTGGCGTTTTCCTTATCTTTCAGCAAAATACGGTGGCGGTATATTCCTTCTTGTATACATTTTGCTCGCCTTGACTTTTGGATACACAATGATCATCAGTGAAACGGCTCTTGGTCGCATTGCAAGAAAGAGCCCGGTCGGTGCATTTAAACATTTTAGGAACTCAAAACTTTCTTTAGCAGGAGGTTGGATCAACGCAATTATCCCAATGCTGATCGTTCCTTATTATTCGGTTATCGGCGGATGGGTTTGCAAGTATCTTTTTGAATATGTCACATTTAACCGCGAAAAAGCAGCATTAGATGGATTTTTTACATCGTTTATTTCAAATCCTGTTTCAACAGAAATATGGTTTTTGGTTTTTGCGATAATCTCTCTGACAATCGTATTTACAGGTGTTCGACACGGAGTTGAAGCCGTTTCCAAAGTCATGATGCCTATCCTCGTAATTCTTGCGGTAGTGATTGCAATTTTTTCGATGACAAGAAAAGGAGCTGCCGACGGTATAAAATATTTTCTTGTTCCAAATTTAAGCAATTTTTCATGGATGACTGTCGTTGCCGCAATGGGACAGATGTTTTATTCTCTTTCAATTGCAATGGGAATTCTAATAACTTATGGTTCTTACATGCACTCTGATGTTGATATTGAAAAATCTACATTTCAGGTTGCTGCCTTTGACACAGGAATCGCCGTCCTCTCCGGGCTGATGATTATTCCTGCTGTTTTTGCTTTTTCAGGAAACGATCCTGCAGCATTGAAAGCCGGTCCATCACTGATGTTCATCTCTATTCCAAAGATTTTTGCCGAAATGGCTGGCGGAAACATTATTGGAATTATGTTTTTTATTCTAGTGTTCTTTGCCGCAATGACAAGCTCAATCGCTCTCCTTGAAACAGCAATTTCAACTTTTGAAGATGAACTCGGTTGGTCTCGGCATAAAGCAACAATCATGATGTCCTTAATCATGGTCGTACTCGGTTCTGTAAATTCTCTCGGATTCAGTTCTCTAAGTTTTGTAAAAATTTTTAAGATGGATATTCTAGACTTTTTTGATTTTACTACAAACTCAATTATGATGCCGATTGCAGCTATGGCAACATGTTTATTGGTATTAAAGAGAGTCGGCACAAAAGAAATTGAAAAAGAAATCATGAAATCTTCTTCGTTCGCAGGAAAAGCTCTTTATAAATTTTGTATCAGATTTATAGCTCCTATCTTTATCCTAGTGATTTTAATCAGTTCAATTTTAAACGTGCTTGGAATAATAAACTTATAA
- a CDS encoding PP2C family protein-serine/threonine phosphatase, whose translation MLEKFSSKGLASPHRRAVLVSFFTEIFAFFYHFLICITFFKIKVYPMFFFNFFSVGLYFVLLLRIEKEKTFVRPYLIAVVEVIAHQVLATYYLGTDAKFYYFILLMGLLPFTIFEEHHKFGYAVTLITSVIFVYYENIFIYPKYMVPSTVISAIKLANISITIFSLFFVILVFTSIVFIFEKKLRKQNIKLQKEINMGASIQKNFFKSDISQLEEFDISYFSKPMLGVSGDFLDFYKTGKNLEGFGIFDVSGHGISSGLVTMLVKNIIVQEFYDSPDLELWEIMNKINDRFIAEKGDIENYLTGVLMRIEKKPAGYAIEFVNAGHPSPIIYRAKDDSCHFLEKKRSSIGAIGFSGVTAIYKSEKFFLEEGDELFLYSDGVTDLVNASNEKFGNERLLSIIKEIHSCSTALQSEVITQRMQDFSGKISQPDDISFIIIKSL comes from the coding sequence ATGCTAGAAAAATTTTCTTCTAAAGGTCTTGCTTCTCCGCACAGGCGTGCTGTTCTAGTTTCGTTTTTTACCGAAATATTTGCTTTCTTTTACCATTTTTTAATATGTATTACATTTTTTAAAATAAAAGTTTACCCGATGTTTTTTTTCAATTTCTTTAGTGTCGGGTTATATTTTGTCCTTTTGCTTAGAATCGAAAAAGAAAAAACGTTTGTCAGACCTTATCTTATAGCTGTTGTAGAGGTTATAGCTCATCAAGTTCTTGCTACTTATTATCTTGGAACTGATGCTAAATTTTATTATTTCATCTTGTTGATGGGATTGCTCCCTTTCACAATTTTTGAAGAACACCATAAATTTGGATATGCTGTTACTCTGATAACAAGCGTCATTTTTGTTTATTATGAGAATATTTTTATTTATCCCAAATATATGGTTCCTTCAACTGTTATTAGTGCTATCAAGCTGGCGAATATTTCAATCACGATTTTTTCACTATTCTTTGTTATTTTAGTGTTTACTTCGATCGTGTTTATCTTTGAAAAAAAGCTTCGAAAGCAAAATATTAAACTTCAAAAAGAAATCAACATGGGCGCTTCAATTCAGAAAAACTTTTTTAAAAGCGATATTTCCCAGCTTGAAGAATTTGATATCTCTTATTTTAGTAAACCGATGCTTGGAGTTTCAGGGGACTTTTTGGATTTTTACAAAACAGGCAAAAATCTGGAGGGCTTTGGCATATTTGATGTTTCGGGACACGGAATTTCGTCAGGGCTTGTCACTATGCTTGTAAAAAATATAATCGTTCAGGAATTTTATGATTCACCCGACCTTGAACTCTGGGAAATAATGAATAAAATCAATGACCGTTTTATTGCAGAAAAAGGTGATATTGAAAACTACCTTACAGGCGTTTTGATGCGCATAGAAAAAAAACCGGCTGGATATGCAATTGAATTTGTAAATGCAGGGCATCCGTCTCCTATAATTTATAGAGCAAAGGATGATAGCTGTCATTTTCTTGAGAAAAAAAGGTCATCAATTGGTGCAATAGGGTTTTCGGGAGTTACGGCAATTTATAAATCTGAAAAATTCTTTTTAGAAGAAGGAGACGAACTTTTCCTTTATTCAGACGGCGTTACAGATCTTGTAAATGCAAGTAATGAAAAATTTGGAAATGAACGGCTTTTGTCAATAATAAAAGAAATACACTCATGTTCAACAGCGTTACAAAGTGAAGTAATTACTCAAAGAATGCAAGATTTTTCCGGTAAAATATCACAACCTGATGATATTTCCTTTATCATCATAAAAAGTCTATGA
- a CDS encoding YdcF family protein, whose product MISILFFIFGGVFIFYDFLILTMNPGTFLDNLTAFSHIWTFAGLYLIFVGVWRKKTGHSFWSAWKKSVKIIVCVFASLGVLVAIINLCFILNPKIADIEEDSDYVILLGGGIDKNGALPKSVINRVEKTSEYMKKKRKAICVVTGGTLKWLPYSEAPELKRQLVLRGVDANRILVEDKALDTIQNFQFSCEIIAKNQGVNKSDILKSQVVVVTNRFHLRRAERLAHRMGFENIKGIPAQTPIILIPMSYVREICAYVKLNIRILLTGNPKIITG is encoded by the coding sequence ATGATTTCAATTTTGTTTTTTATTTTTGGTGGAGTTTTCATATTCTATGATTTTCTCATTTTAACGATGAATCCGGGAACTTTTTTAGATAACCTAACTGCATTTTCGCATATCTGGACTTTTGCAGGTTTATATTTAATTTTCGTAGGAGTGTGGCGAAAAAAAACAGGGCATTCATTTTGGAGCGCTTGGAAAAAATCTGTCAAAATAATTGTATGTGTTTTTGCGTCGCTAGGTGTTCTTGTCGCAATTATCAATTTATGTTTTATCTTAAATCCAAAAATTGCAGATATAGAAGAAGATTCCGATTACGTGATTTTGCTTGGCGGAGGAATAGATAAAAACGGAGCGCTTCCAAAAAGTGTAATCAACAGGGTTGAGAAAACGTCTGAATATATGAAAAAAAAACGCAAGGCAATTTGTGTCGTTACAGGTGGAACTCTAAAATGGCTGCCGTATTCGGAAGCCCCTGAATTAAAACGACAACTTGTTTTGCGTGGTGTAGATGCAAACAGAATTCTAGTTGAAGACAAAGCTCTTGATACAATTCAGAACTTTCAGTTTAGCTGTGAAATCATTGCAAAAAATCAAGGTGTAAACAAATCTGATATTTTAAAAAGCCAAGTTGTTGTAGTTACAAATAGATTCCATTTAAGACGCGCAGAACGCCTTGCCCACAGAATGGGTTTTGAGAATATAAAAGGAATTCCTGCCCAGACGCCGATAATTTTAATTCCAATGAGCTATGTTCGGGAAATCTGTGCGTATGTAAAGTTGAATATCAGAATATTATTGACCGGGAATCCAAAAATCATTACAGGCTGA
- the proB gene encoding glutamate 5-kinase, giving the protein MNDISTAFNKARKIVIKIGSNTLAKPDGTQNTEFMADFATQCAGMIKKGKQIVLVSSGAQVAGVSTTKEWARKKDVHYRQALCSIGQVELMHQWRKAFCKEYLHIGQLLLTKDDFESEHRSLNIRNTLFTLVDEGVIPIINENDSVSCDEIKIGDNDNLSALTAILWSADMLILFSDIDGVYSDNPKTNPKAKLIESVSSIPELYKNIKIGETNSFGTGGIETKLQAAEKVTAYGIEMLLANGGKEKILETLSTDNAKGTLFKVE; this is encoded by the coding sequence ATGAACGATATAAGCACAGCATTCAATAAAGCACGTAAAATTGTAATAAAAATTGGAAGCAACACGCTCGCAAAACCTGATGGAACCCAAAATACCGAATTTATGGCAGATTTTGCCACGCAGTGTGCAGGAATGATAAAAAAAGGGAAGCAGATTGTCCTCGTTTCTTCCGGAGCTCAAGTTGCCGGAGTTTCTACAACAAAAGAATGGGCAAGAAAAAAAGATGTGCATTACAGGCAGGCGCTTTGTTCAATCGGGCAGGTTGAATTGATGCATCAGTGGCGAAAGGCGTTTTGCAAAGAATATCTTCACATCGGGCAACTTCTCCTCACAAAAGATGATTTTGAAAGCGAACACAGAAGTCTAAATATCCGCAACACGCTTTTTACACTAGTTGACGAAGGGGTCATTCCAATTATCAATGAAAACGACAGCGTCAGTTGTGATGAAATAAAAATTGGCGACAACGATAACTTAAGCGCACTGACTGCAATTCTGTGGTCGGCAGATATGCTTATTCTATTCAGCGATATAGATGGAGTTTATTCAGATAACCCAAAGACAAATCCAAAGGCTAAACTTATTGAATCGGTTTCTTCAATTCCTGAGCTTTATAAAAATATAAAAATCGGCGAAACAAACTCGTTCGGAACAGGTGGAATCGAAACAAAACTTCAGGCTGCCGAAAAAGTTACGGCGTACGGAATTGAAATGCTTTTGGCAAACGGCGGAAAAGAAAAGATTCTCGAAACCCTTTCAACAGATAACGCCAAGGGAACTCTATTTAAAGTCGAATAA
- a CDS encoding glutamate-5-semialdehyde dehydrogenase, whose amino-acid sequence MDIEKITASLRIASQTLSLQTASKKNKALCAVADALKKNQDSIIAANKKDIEIARKSGMSESIIDRLLLNDKRIDGIVESLRLVIAQTDPVGEEISGWKTPNGLNIRQVRVPLGVAAIIYENRPNVTVDAFSLAYKSGNSILLRGSSSSYNSNKELVNVIKNALAKTEDGVADAIELVEVKEHDHSDVDKILTAVGKIDVVLPRGGKKLIETVVNNARIPVIETGSGVCHLYVDEFADLEMACKIAENAKIQRPSVCNAVECIVVNKKIAVKFLPMMTKKFDGRVKIHADEESYKILFSSANPEILIKARDEDFGNEYLSNECCIKTVSSIEGAIDYINGHNTKHSESIITESRSHARLFQSSIDASCVYVNASTRFTDGGEFGFGAELGISTQKLHARGPMGIKALTTTKYLIDGDGQIR is encoded by the coding sequence ATGGATATTGAAAAAATTACGGCTTCGCTCAGAATTGCAAGTCAAACTCTCTCTCTGCAAACTGCAAGTAAAAAAAACAAGGCTCTTTGTGCAGTTGCTGATGCTCTTAAAAAAAATCAGGATTCAATTATAGCTGCCAACAAAAAAGATATAGAAATCGCACGAAAATCGGGAATGTCTGAATCTATAATCGACCGGCTTTTACTCAACGACAAAAGAATTGACGGAATAGTCGAGAGCTTAAGGCTTGTGATTGCCCAAACAGACCCTGTCGGCGAAGAGATTTCCGGTTGGAAAACGCCAAACGGGCTGAATATCCGCCAAGTTCGAGTTCCTCTAGGAGTAGCAGCAATTATCTACGAGAACAGACCGAACGTCACGGTCGACGCTTTCAGCCTTGCATATAAAAGCGGAAATTCGATTTTGTTGCGCGGGTCATCATCTTCCTATAACTCGAACAAAGAACTTGTCAATGTGATAAAAAATGCCCTTGCCAAAACAGAAGACGGAGTTGCCGATGCGATTGAACTCGTTGAAGTAAAAGAACACGACCACAGCGATGTCGATAAAATTTTGACTGCCGTCGGAAAGATCGACGTAGTTTTACCTCGCGGAGGTAAAAAACTGATTGAAACTGTAGTCAACAACGCTCGCATTCCGGTGATAGAAACGGGAAGCGGAGTCTGCCATCTCTATGTCGATGAATTTGCAGATTTGGAAATGGCATGTAAAATTGCGGAAAATGCAAAAATTCAGCGTCCAAGTGTTTGCAACGCAGTTGAATGCATTGTTGTAAACAAGAAAATCGCTGTAAAGTTTTTGCCAATGATGACAAAAAAATTTGATGGCAGGGTAAAAATACACGCCGATGAAGAATCTTACAAAATTTTATTTTCTTCGGCAAATCCCGAAATTTTGATAAAAGCGCGCGATGAAGATTTTGGAAACGAATATCTAAGCAATGAATGTTGTATAAAAACAGTTTCTTCGATAGAAGGTGCAATCGACTACATCAACGGTCACAACACAAAACACAGCGAAAGCATAATAACGGAAAGCCGCTCACATGCAAGACTTTTCCAGTCATCAATAGACGCAAGTTGCGTTTACGTAAATGCAAGCACGCGTTTTACAGATGGCGGAGAATTCGGGTTTGGAGCAGAACTGGGAATCAGCACGCAAAAACTACACGCACGCGGACCAATGGGAATAAAGGCTCTTACAACAACAAAATATTTAATTGACGGAGATGGACAAATAAGATGA
- a CDS encoding YitT family protein — MNIKRNLFRIFLVVLGAVLMALNINSFVYTAELLPGGFTGVAILIQEVFDKILGIKIPFSPFYWALNMIPAAFCFKYVGKKFTIYSLVFVLLSGLFADTFPHFTITGDILLCAVFGGLFSSFAIICALFADATSGGTDFISIIVSEKTGKSSWNYIFIGNCCVLVLAGILFGWDKALYSIIYQYTSTQVLNLLYKRYQKTTLLVITEKTNEIVKLISDTTHHDATLFKGNGCYQGAERKMLYTVVSSEEAEKLCLLIKQIDPGAFINLLQTKSLHGKFFMRKKD, encoded by the coding sequence ATGAACATAAAACGCAATCTTTTTCGGATTTTTTTAGTTGTATTGGGTGCCGTTTTAATGGCTTTGAATATAAATTCGTTTGTATATACAGCAGAACTTCTTCCCGGAGGATTTACCGGTGTCGCTATTTTAATTCAAGAAGTGTTTGATAAAATTCTTGGAATAAAGATTCCGTTCAGTCCGTTTTACTGGGCATTAAATATGATTCCGGCGGCATTTTGTTTTAAATATGTCGGTAAAAAGTTTACAATTTATTCGCTTGTATTTGTGTTGCTTTCGGGTCTTTTTGCAGATACTTTTCCTCATTTTACAATTACGGGAGATATACTTTTGTGCGCAGTTTTCGGAGGGCTTTTCAGTTCGTTTGCGATTATCTGCGCACTTTTTGCAGATGCAACCAGCGGCGGAACAGATTTTATATCGATAATCGTTTCAGAAAAAACCGGAAAAAGCTCATGGAATTACATATTTATTGGAAACTGTTGCGTTCTTGTTTTGGCTGGAATTCTCTTTGGTTGGGATAAAGCTCTTTATTCAATCATATATCAGTATACTTCGACGCAAGTTTTAAATCTTCTCTATAAACGATATCAGAAGACGACGCTGCTTGTTATTACAGAGAAGACAAACGAAATTGTAAAGCTCATCTCCGATACGACACATCACGATGCTACTCTTTTTAAAGGAAACGGTTGCTATCAAGGGGCGGAAAGAAAAATGCTATACACAGTTGTTTCTTCGGAAGAAGCTGAAAAGCTATGTTTGCTGATTAAACAGATAGATCCCGGAGCATTTATAAATCTTCTTCAGACAAA